The Candidatus Manganitrophus noduliformans genome includes a window with the following:
- a CDS encoding efflux RND transporter periplasmic adaptor subunit gives MKVKNIIAVGAILLVGIVLALAIVRTEKKSQGGEFHEEEKGDPGEGMKGPHGGRLLSDGDFQIELTLYERGVPPQFRAYAYEKGKQIDPSEVHLTAALHRLGGRVEEIGFQKEGDFLRGDKTIEEPHSFDVKVAAERHGRTHRWEYAQVEGRVEMAPEVAEAAGIEIGTAGPIRMKTILELPGEIRLNQNKVAHVVPRLSGVVTEVRKNLGENVKKGEVIATLDSRELAEAKTEYIESVHRLEFAQAAFVREESLWKKKISPEQDYLASRHALEEAEIARQSSEQKLLALGLSHADLTSLAIEPEGAVVEREVRAPFVSKALTRYEVKSPLDGMIIEKRISTGEAVKGDAELFVIADLSTVWGEMTVYPKDLRAVRVGQKVTVRSKELELETTGKVSFIGSLVGEQTRTASAHVDIPNPNGLWRPGLFVTVELVQEEAPVPVAVSSEAIQTFRDWSVVFIQHGDQFEARPLELGRSDGNWVEVISGLSPGEKYAAKNSFVLKAELGKTGASHDH, from the coding sequence ATGAAAGTGAAAAATATCATCGCCGTCGGCGCCATTCTCCTGGTGGGAATCGTCCTGGCGTTGGCGATCGTGCGAACGGAGAAAAAGTCACAGGGGGGCGAATTCCATGAAGAGGAAAAGGGGGATCCCGGTGAGGGGATGAAAGGGCCTCACGGAGGGAGGCTTTTGTCGGACGGCGATTTTCAAATCGAGCTGACCCTCTATGAGCGCGGTGTGCCGCCGCAATTTCGGGCCTATGCCTATGAAAAGGGAAAGCAGATCGATCCGAGCGAAGTGCATCTGACGGCGGCGCTGCACCGGCTCGGGGGACGGGTGGAAGAGATCGGCTTTCAAAAGGAGGGGGACTTCCTTCGCGGCGATAAAACCATCGAAGAGCCGCACTCGTTCGACGTGAAAGTCGCCGCGGAGCGCCACGGCCGGACCCATCGCTGGGAATACGCGCAGGTCGAAGGGCGGGTGGAGATGGCCCCGGAGGTCGCGGAGGCGGCCGGAATCGAAATCGGGACCGCCGGCCCGATCCGGATGAAGACGATTCTCGAACTTCCCGGCGAGATCCGGCTCAACCAAAACAAGGTGGCTCATGTTGTCCCACGGCTATCCGGGGTTGTCACGGAGGTCCGTAAAAACCTGGGAGAGAACGTCAAGAAGGGGGAGGTCATCGCAACACTCGACAGCCGGGAATTGGCGGAGGCAAAAACGGAGTACATCGAATCGGTGCACCGTTTAGAATTTGCGCAGGCCGCTTTTGTTCGGGAGGAAAGTCTCTGGAAAAAGAAGATCTCGCCCGAACAGGATTATCTCGCCAGCCGTCACGCGCTGGAAGAGGCCGAAATTGCCAGGCAATCCTCGGAGCAGAAACTGTTGGCCTTGGGACTTTCGCATGCGGACCTCACGTCATTGGCGATTGAGCCGGAAGGGGCGGTGGTGGAGCGGGAGGTCCGGGCCCCCTTCGTTTCGAAAGCGCTGACACGCTATGAAGTCAAATCGCCGCTCGACGGAATGATCATCGAAAAACGGATTTCAACCGGTGAGGCCGTGAAAGGGGACGCCGAACTCTTCGTCATCGCCGATCTCTCGACCGTTTGGGGAGAGATGACGGTCTATCCGAAGGATCTGCGCGCCGTCCGGGTGGGACAAAAAGTGACAGTGCGATCGAAGGAGCTTGAATTGGAAACAACAGGGAAGGTCTCCTTCATCGGATCCCTCGTCGGGGAGCAGACACGGACCGCTTCGGCCCATGTCGACATCCCGAACCCAAACGGACTCTGGCGGCCGGGCCTCTTCGTAACGGTCGAACTGGTTCAAGAAGAGGCGCCTGTTCCGGTTGCGGTTTCATCCGAGGCAATCCAGACCTTTCGGGACTGGAGCGTCGTCTTCATACAGCATGGAGATCAGTTCGAAGCACGGCCTCTGGAATTAGGGCGAAGCGACGGGAATTGGGTGGAAGTGATCTCGGGCCTCTCTCCGGGAGAGAAATATGCCGCGAAGAACAGCTTTGTCCTGAAGGCCGAACTTGGTAAGACGGGGGCGTCCCACGATCATTAA
- a CDS encoding TolC family protein, translating into MNRKTALFWGMLVFGLIGCAASRPDRTFPAPRPLGSDLPTFRAHAEPTTGPEPSAIEEPADTLTLRQALALALMKNPELSAFSSEIRAREAAALQAGRLPNPHLGAEMEDIGVGTETTLRLSRLIETGGKRAARIEAASLNRDLAGWDYETKRIDVLTRVSQTFIEVLSDQQNITLAEERGRLAEEVARVVSERVRAGKVSPIEETRANVGLSSAKIELERAGRSLDLSRKRLAAAWGSTIPQFEKVEGNLGSLPAIPPVEQLAQRLSQNPDLARWATEISQRRAVIDLERSRTLPDITLSGGVRRFDETEETAFVVGVTIPLPIFDRNQGAIQEAQHRLQRAKQERRAAEVRVATALSEAYGALSRAHSEAQALRDHLLPGAESAFEAANEGYRLGKFGLLDVLDAQRTFFSARAQHLRALADYHQAAAEVERLIGAPLDSVENSPLQKETGQNNGVLK; encoded by the coding sequence ATGAACCGAAAGACGGCCCTCTTTTGGGGGATGCTGGTGTTCGGACTGATCGGATGCGCCGCTTCCCGCCCGGATCGGACCTTTCCGGCGCCTCGTCCCCTTGGAAGCGACCTTCCCACATTCCGCGCCCACGCCGAGCCGACGACGGGACCGGAACCGTCGGCCATTGAGGAACCGGCCGATACGTTGACCCTACGGCAGGCCCTCGCGCTGGCCCTGATGAAAAATCCGGAGCTGTCGGCCTTCTCCTCGGAGATCCGCGCGCGGGAGGCGGCCGCCCTTCAGGCGGGGCGGCTCCCCAATCCGCATCTCGGGGCCGAGATGGAAGATATCGGCGTTGGAACCGAAACGACCCTCCGGCTCAGCCGGCTGATTGAAACGGGTGGAAAACGCGCTGCAAGAATCGAGGCGGCCTCCCTGAATCGCGACCTGGCGGGGTGGGATTATGAAACCAAACGGATCGATGTTTTGACGCGGGTGTCGCAAACCTTTATCGAAGTGTTGAGCGACCAGCAAAACATCACCCTCGCCGAAGAGCGCGGGCGCCTTGCGGAAGAGGTGGCGCGGGTGGTTTCGGAAAGGGTGCGCGCGGGGAAGGTCTCCCCGATTGAAGAGACCCGGGCGAACGTAGGGCTTTCTTCCGCCAAAATCGAGCTGGAGCGGGCCGGACGAAGTCTGGATCTCTCACGTAAGCGCCTGGCCGCCGCCTGGGGAAGCACGATCCCTCAATTTGAAAAGGTGGAGGGGAACCTCGGTTCTCTCCCTGCGATTCCTCCGGTGGAGCAACTGGCTCAACGCCTCTCCCAAAATCCGGACCTCGCCCGTTGGGCGACGGAAATTTCTCAGCGCCGGGCGGTCATCGATCTGGAAAGATCCCGAACGCTTCCGGACATCACCCTCAGCGGCGGCGTTCGGCGATTCGACGAAACAGAGGAGACCGCGTTTGTCGTCGGTGTAACGATCCCGCTGCCGATCTTCGATCGAAATCAAGGCGCCATTCAGGAAGCGCAACATCGACTGCAGCGGGCGAAACAGGAGCGCCGGGCCGCCGAAGTCCGCGTCGCCACCGCATTGAGCGAAGCCTACGGGGCCCTCTCTCGTGCGCACAGCGAGGCGCAGGCCCTTCGGGATCATCTGCTTCCCGGCGCAGAGAGCGCCTTCGAGGCGGCGAACGAAGGATATCGGCTCGGCAAGTTCGGCCTGCTGGATGTGCTCGATGCGCAGCGGACCTTCTTCAGCGCCCGCGCGCAACATCTGCGCGCGCTGGCCGACTACCACCAGGCGGCGGCCGAAGTCGAACGGTTGATCGGGGCGCCGCTGGATAGCGTCGAAAACAGCCCCCTTCAAAAAGAGACCGGTCAAAACAACGGAGTCCTCAAATGA
- the pnpS gene encoding two-component system histidine kinase PnpS yields the protein MKTNRPTGQTFRAPRFGAVPRLLPIQWKWMAAVLFFATLAPLLLGGLLLQMTRMRYFLLIAIGIAFFGAIFLSYLLSKRLVAPLIQMTEAAQKIARGDFRHRVRIRSGDEMEALAEALNRMAEDLQRKIQDLSDDRVKTLAILSGMVEGVLVLDDKGKIVLTNTSFEKMFGLAGEPWIGRYHYERLRHHPLNALIKEVIQTGRSLSQELRLETAYRPHLQVQASVTEQPPRSVVLVFHDITEIKRLERMRKDFVANVSHELRTPLAAIKGYLETLADGGLENREEAREFLAILQKNTDRMANIVRDLLQLSRIESGLDPIRPARIDLREAVDKNLLLLKPLAEKKGQTLAVSIEPGLSLSADPEKLNQVFINLLDNAIKYTPEKGTIAVTASGTGEGVAIEIRDSGIGIPREDLGRIFERFYRVDRTRSRELGGTGLGLSIVKHIVEAHGGKITVESEIGKGSRFILFLPNQTPAGAVGAGL from the coding sequence ATGAAGACTAACAGACCGACCGGACAAACGTTCCGCGCCCCCCGATTTGGGGCGGTCCCTCGCCTCCTTCCGATTCAATGGAAGTGGATGGCGGCCGTCCTCTTTTTCGCCACCCTGGCCCCCCTCCTCCTCGGCGGCTTGCTCCTTCAGATGACCCGAATGCGGTATTTTCTCCTCATCGCCATCGGGATTGCGTTCTTTGGAGCGATCTTCCTGAGCTATCTTCTCTCAAAACGGCTGGTTGCTCCGCTGATTCAAATGACCGAGGCGGCCCAAAAGATCGCGCGGGGAGACTTCCGCCATCGCGTCCGGATCCGATCGGGGGATGAAATGGAAGCGCTCGCGGAGGCGCTGAACCGGATGGCGGAGGACCTCCAACGGAAAATACAAGATCTCTCCGACGACCGCGTCAAGACCCTCGCCATCCTTTCCGGGATGGTGGAAGGGGTTCTGGTTCTGGACGACAAAGGGAAGATCGTCCTGACCAACACCTCTTTCGAGAAGATGTTCGGTCTTGCGGGCGAGCCGTGGATCGGCCGGTACCATTACGAGCGCCTGCGCCATCATCCGCTCAATGCTTTGATCAAGGAGGTCATTCAGACCGGTCGGTCCCTCTCGCAGGAGCTCCGGCTCGAAACGGCTTACCGGCCCCATCTCCAGGTCCAAGCCTCCGTGACGGAGCAACCCCCCCGATCAGTCGTTCTCGTCTTTCACGATATCACCGAGATCAAGCGGCTGGAGCGGATGCGGAAGGATTTCGTCGCCAACGTCTCGCACGAGCTGCGCACTCCGCTGGCGGCGATCAAAGGCTATCTGGAAACCCTGGCCGACGGTGGACTGGAGAATCGGGAAGAAGCGAGGGAGTTTCTCGCCATCCTTCAGAAGAATACCGACCGGATGGCCAACATCGTCCGCGATCTGCTCCAGCTCTCCCGGATCGAATCGGGACTCGATCCGATCCGGCCGGCCCGGATCGACCTTCGCGAGGCGGTCGATAAAAATCTCTTGTTGCTCAAGCCGCTTGCGGAGAAGAAAGGACAGACGCTCGCCGTCTCTATCGAACCGGGGCTCTCGCTTTCGGCCGATCCCGAAAAATTAAACCAGGTCTTCATCAACCTGTTGGACAATGCGATCAAATATACGCCGGAGAAGGGGACGATCGCCGTGACCGCTTCCGGGACCGGCGAGGGGGTCGCGATTGAGATCCGGGACAGCGGCATCGGCATCCCGCGGGAAGATCTCGGCCGGATCTTCGAGCGCTTCTACCGGGTCGATCGGACCCGCTCGCGGGAGCTCGGCGGGACCGGCCTGGGGCTCTCGATCGTGAAACATATTGTCGAAGCGCACGGCGGGAAAATCACGGTCGAAAGCGAGATCGGAAAGGGGTCGCGGTTCATCTTGTTCCTCCCGAACCAGACCCCGGCCGGCGCGGTCGGGGCCGGTCTCTAA
- a CDS encoding response regulator transcription factor, with protein MPQKILVVDDEADLSKLVAHHLQKEGFEPLCVANGAEALKIIAKQPVALVILDVMMPGEDGLQVCRKLRAKEETASIPILFLTAKDEESDKIVGLELGADDYVTKPFSPKELMARVKALLRRTERKESASSYAYRDLVLDVVRHEVRLSEKKIPLTAKEFSLLEQLLKSRGIVLTRDHLLNTVWGYDYFGTTRTVDVHIRRLREKIPLLEEAIETVPLLGYKLTDED; from the coding sequence ATGCCGCAGAAAATCCTAGTGGTGGATGACGAGGCCGATTTGAGCAAACTGGTGGCGCATCATCTGCAGAAAGAAGGATTCGAGCCGCTTTGTGTCGCGAACGGCGCCGAGGCGCTGAAGATCATCGCCAAACAGCCGGTGGCGCTGGTGATCCTCGATGTGATGATGCCGGGAGAAGACGGGCTCCAAGTCTGCAGAAAGCTTCGCGCCAAGGAGGAGACCGCCTCGATTCCGATTCTCTTCCTCACCGCCAAAGATGAGGAGAGTGACAAGATCGTGGGGCTGGAGCTCGGAGCCGACGATTATGTCACCAAGCCCTTCTCCCCCAAAGAGCTGATGGCGCGTGTGAAAGCGCTGCTCCGGAGAACCGAGCGCAAGGAGAGCGCCTCAAGCTACGCGTATCGCGATCTGGTGTTGGATGTCGTCCGCCATGAGGTGAGGCTCTCGGAGAAGAAGATTCCCCTCACGGCGAAAGAATTCTCTCTGCTCGAGCAGCTCCTCAAGAGCAGAGGGATCGTCCTCACGCGCGATCATCTGCTCAACACCGTCTGGGGGTATGACTATTTCGGGACCACCCGGACGGTCGATGTGCACATCCGCAGGTTGCGGGAAAAGATCCCGCTGCTCGAAGAGGCGATCGAGACGGTTCCCTTGTTAGGTTATAAGCTGACCGATGAAGACTAA
- a CDS encoding phosphoribosyltransferase family protein: MVFKDRAAAGRRLAESLQEFRNENPIVLALPRGGVPVGYEVARALNAPLDVMIARKLGAPGQPELGIGAIAPGGVRVLNEEAIDMLGIREAEIEAIAAEEERELARRLRRFRGDRPPPALRGRTVILVDDGLATGVTAKAAIRAIRKEEPRRIIFAVPVCASDTARSLSEEVDALVCLEAPPSFGAVGLWYQNFEQTSDEEVLEWLERAREETAAVEGREAPATGSNSPARGPNPPAGGPNPAAGRPNPDDPRSVTVTAGRIRLQGDLRIPTGARGIVLFAHGSGSSRFSPRNRFVADVLHRAGLATFLLDLLTAKEESIDRVTAALRFNIGLLAERLVEATDWVARQPETGSFRVGYFGSSTGAAAALIAAARRPDRVGAIVSRGGRPDLAGPALSEVRAPTLLIVGGEDRQVIELNKGAMARMRAPAELKIIPGATHLFEEPGALEQVARMASDWFVRHLDAAGQAKAA, encoded by the coding sequence ATGGTGTTCAAAGACAGAGCGGCCGCCGGCCGCCGACTGGCCGAGTCTCTTCAAGAATTCCGAAATGAAAATCCAATTGTTCTGGCGCTTCCGCGGGGAGGGGTCCCCGTCGGATACGAAGTGGCGCGCGCCCTGAATGCCCCGCTCGACGTCATGATCGCGCGCAAGCTCGGCGCGCCCGGCCAGCCGGAGCTGGGGATCGGCGCGATCGCGCCGGGCGGGGTGCGTGTTCTCAACGAAGAGGCGATCGACATGCTCGGCATTCGTGAGGCGGAGATCGAAGCGATCGCCGCCGAAGAGGAGCGGGAGTTGGCGCGCCGTCTGCGCCGCTTTCGAGGAGACCGTCCCCCTCCCGCGCTTCGGGGGCGGACCGTCATTCTGGTGGATGACGGCCTGGCGACCGGGGTGACGGCAAAGGCGGCGATCCGGGCGATCCGGAAGGAGGAGCCGCGGCGAATCATCTTTGCCGTCCCGGTCTGCGCTTCCGATACCGCCCGGTCGCTCTCGGAGGAGGTCGACGCGCTCGTCTGCCTCGAAGCCCCCCCTTCTTTCGGCGCCGTCGGCCTCTGGTACCAGAACTTCGAGCAAACTTCGGATGAAGAAGTCTTGGAATGGTTGGAGCGGGCGCGGGAGGAGACGGCGGCAGTCGAAGGAAGAGAAGCGCCGGCGACGGGATCGAATTCGCCGGCAAGAGGGCCGAATCCGCCGGCCGGGGGGCCGAATCCGGCGGCCGGAAGGCCGAATCCGGATGACCCCCGCTCCGTGACCGTCACTGCCGGACGCATCCGGCTTCAGGGAGATCTCCGAATCCCGACGGGGGCGCGGGGGATCGTTCTCTTCGCGCACGGAAGCGGCAGCAGCCGCTTCAGCCCCCGAAACCGGTTCGTCGCCGACGTGCTCCATCGCGCGGGTCTCGCGACCTTCTTGCTCGACCTGCTCACGGCCAAGGAGGAGTCGATCGATCGGGTGACGGCGGCGCTACGATTCAACATCGGCCTCCTTGCGGAGCGGCTCGTCGAGGCGACCGATTGGGTCGCCCGACAGCCCGAGACCGGTTCGTTTCGGGTCGGCTATTTCGGCTCCAGCACCGGGGCCGCGGCGGCGTTGATCGCCGCCGCCCGGCGTCCCGACCGGGTCGGCGCGATCGTCTCCCGCGGCGGCCGTCCCGACCTCGCCGGACCGGCGCTTTCAGAGGTCCGGGCGCCGACCTTGCTGATCGTGGGGGGAGAAGATCGTCAGGTGATCGAGCTCAACAAAGGGGCGATGGCGCGGATGCGGGCCCCTGCGGAGCTGAAAATTATTCCCGGCGCGACACACCTTTTCGAAGAGCCCGGGGCGTTGGAGCAGGTGGCGCGGATGGCATCGGATTGGTTTGTTCGACATCTGGACGCCGCCGGGCAGGCCAAGGCGGCATAG
- a CDS encoding SRPBCC family protein, with protein MNRGLSMIGGVGLGAALAYLYDPEMGNRRRAMIRDKAVRALNKTGDAVEATARDVQHRLIGTVSELRSRVEEAGEEVGDELLEARVRAKLGMVSSHPGAIEVRVNDGKVTLSGPILAEEVDYVLSAVPSVRGVKEVENQLEVHQTSDNVPSLQGGTPRKPPQFELMQEHWSPTARTLMGITGTVLTLYGWRRDGFFRTIVGTIGLGALARSVTNMPMKRIVGVGAGHRAVDIQKTINIAAPVEKVFEFWNNFQNFPKFMSNVREVQTQGEDRSHWIVSGPAGVPVEWDAEITERIPNKIIAWKTVPGATVEHAGIVRFDPNPDGTTRVEIRMSYNPPAGAIGHVVASLFGADPKSEMDADLARMKTLIETGIRPHDAAAA; from the coding sequence ATGAACAGAGGATTATCGATGATCGGCGGCGTCGGTCTGGGTGCCGCGTTGGCTTATTTGTATGATCCCGAGATGGGGAACCGGCGCCGCGCCATGATCCGTGATAAAGCGGTGAGAGCGTTGAACAAAACGGGAGACGCCGTTGAAGCGACGGCCCGGGATGTCCAGCACCGGCTGATCGGAACGGTTTCGGAGCTTCGGTCGCGTGTGGAGGAGGCGGGCGAGGAGGTGGGCGACGAGCTGCTCGAGGCGCGGGTCCGGGCGAAGCTCGGGATGGTCAGCTCCCATCCGGGAGCGATCGAGGTCCGGGTCAACGACGGGAAAGTGACCCTCAGCGGGCCGATCCTGGCCGAAGAGGTCGATTACGTTCTCTCCGCAGTCCCCTCCGTCCGAGGGGTCAAAGAAGTGGAGAATCAGCTGGAGGTCCACCAAACCTCCGATAATGTCCCGAGTCTGCAGGGAGGGACGCCGCGCAAGCCGCCGCAGTTCGAGTTGATGCAGGAGCATTGGTCGCCGACGGCAAGGACGCTGATGGGGATCACAGGAACCGTGCTGACCCTTTATGGTTGGAGGCGGGACGGATTCTTCAGAACGATCGTCGGCACGATCGGCTTGGGGGCCCTTGCGCGAAGCGTCACGAACATGCCGATGAAGCGGATTGTCGGCGTCGGGGCGGGACATCGCGCGGTCGATATCCAGAAAACGATCAATATCGCCGCCCCCGTCGAGAAGGTCTTCGAGTTCTGGAACAATTTTCAAAACTTTCCCAAGTTCATGTCGAATGTGCGTGAAGTTCAAACGCAGGGAGAAGACCGATCGCATTGGATCGTGTCGGGTCCGGCGGGGGTTCCGGTGGAGTGGGACGCGGAGATTACCGAACGGATTCCCAACAAAATCATCGCTTGGAAGACCGTTCCCGGCGCGACGGTGGAGCATGCCGGGATCGTCCGGTTTGATCCAAACCCCGACGGGACCACCCGGGTCGAGATTCGAATGTCGTATAATCCCCCGGCCGGCGCCATCGGCCATGTCGTCGCCTCGCTGTTCGGCGCCGATCCGAAGAGTGAAATGGATGCCGATCTGGCCCGAATGAAGACCCTCATCGAAACCGGCATCCGCCCGCACGACGCGGCGGCGGCGTAG